TTCAAATCGGCATCGACTTCAGTGCCATCTCTCGAACGTCTGAAGCGCAGGGCATCGGAGGCATCGTAACCAGCTTCGTCGAGCCGGCGATCATTGTCTTCATCGAGCATGGTGTGGCGATCTGGGGGTATCGTGAAGACCTTGAAATTCTCCCACCACCTGACGCCGACGCGCACGACGGTTCGGAATTGATCGACGATCCGGATGAGTCTCTCAAACTGCCATCGCTGCTCGGCCGCGAGATATTGGACCGTTGGCGCATGGTGTACCAGCCGTCAGCGGACGAATTGTCCTTCGAAGTCGTGTCAGCTGATTTCACGATCGACCGTCGCACCTCCTCTCGATGAACACGAAGCGGGCGTGCCCCTCACTCCCGCCGCCGCAACTGCGGAAACAAGATCACTTCCCGTATCGACGTGTTGCCCGTCAAAATCATCACCAGCCGGTCGATGCCCATCCCGAATCCGCCCGTCGGTGGCATCCCGTGCTCCAGCGCGATCAGAAACTCCTCGTCCAACGTCTCCACTTCTTCGATGCCCGCGGCAGCCAGCCGCGCCTGCGTCTCCAGGCGCTCGCGCTGGTCGACGGGGTCGTTCAGCTCCGAGTACGCGTTGCCGATCTCGAACCCTGCCATGAACACCTCGAACCGCTCGACGATGCCCGGCTCGCCGGCCTTGCTCTTCGCCAGCGGCGAGATCTCCTTCGGATAGTCGAGCAGGAACGTCGGCTGGATCAGCTTCGGCTCGACGTACACCGAAACCGCCTCTTCGAGCAGCTTGCCCCATGACCAGCCGGCGTCGACCTCGATCTTCCGGCGCTGCAACTCCCCGAGCAGCGCGTCACGCGTGCGAAACTCCTCGAAGTCGATGCCCGCGTGCTCGATCAACGCCTCGCGCATCGTGACGCGACGCCACGGCGGCGCCAGCTCGATCTCGTGCTCACCGAAGCGGATCACGGTGGAGCCGAGCACGTCGCTCGCCATGCCGGACACCATCTCCTCCGCCATCGCAGCGACCGCCTGATAGTCGGCGTACGCCTCG
The window above is part of the Dehalococcoidia bacterium genome. Proteins encoded here:
- a CDS encoding aspartyl protease family protein, producing MLHGRFGDTTGRPYLEGRVYFPRFRLHGDVSFLVDTGADTSLISATDAIQIGIDFSAISRTSEAQGIGGIVTSFVEPAIIVFIEHGVAIWGYREDLEILPPPDADAHDGSELIDDPDESLKLPSLLGREILDRWRMVYQPSADELSFEVVSADFTIDRRTSSR